One window of the Yamadazyma tenuis chromosome 6, complete sequence genome contains the following:
- a CDS encoding uncharacterized protein (COG:U; EggNog:ENOG503NWDZ), translating to MSSSIAPTSSNTSLCELLTWQNPIKTGKVFGSLILGLVVFKKVNLINIVFHLTYIALLFSAAAEYAGKLVTGEGFVTKYKPTSKAYAKTVNDTILPAIGKGASYAEDVTNKVIYSHDIETTLKAAGVSYVLYKLTSWFSVFTLLTTALVLAFTFPVVYSKNKKEIDAAVAQFSTTAKAKVGEFSKLAQDKAAPHVENLIKKSGPVGSFIKSKIPTRTAGSTVGADRSASFEAEKPTTATTTGASSFPEVPTDSIKDDSTFEDLVEEAKTAGVNAAHQL from the exons ATGTCTAGTTCTATTGCTCCTACATCCTCAAATACTTCATTGTGTGAATTATTGACCTGGCAGAACCCAATCAAGACCGGTAAAGTCTTTGGATCCCTCATTTTGGGATTGgtggtgttcaagaaggttaACTTAATTAACATTGTTTTCCATTTGACTTACATCGCCTTGTTAT TTTCTGCTGCTGCCGAATACGCCGGAAAGTTGGTCACTGGTGAAGGATTTGTCACCAAATACAAGCCCACCAGTAAGGCTTATGCTAAAACCGTCAACGATACCATTTTGCCTGCCATTGGTAAAGGTGCTTCTTATGCCGAGGACGTGACCAATAAGGTCATTTACAGTCACGATATTGAAACAACCTTGAAGGCTGCTGGTGTCTCTTATGTCTTGTACAAGCTCACCTCATGGTTCTCCGTCTTTACTTTATTGACCACTGCCCTCGTTCTTGCATTCACTTTCCCAGTGGTGtactccaagaacaagaaagaaatcgatGCTGCCGTGGCGCAATTCTCTACCACTGCCAAGGCTAAGGTTGGGGAATTCTCGAAATTGGCTCAAGATAAAGCCGCTCCTCACGTTgagaatttgatcaagaagtccGGCCCAGTCGGCAGCTTTATCAAGAGCAAGATTCCAACCAGAACTGCTGGCTCCACTGTTGGAGCTGACAGATCTGCTTCTTTTGAAGCCGAAAAGCCAACTACTGCCACCACTACTGGTGCCTCTTCTTTCCCTGAAGTCCCAACCGATTCTATCAAGGACGATAGcacttttgaagacttgGTCGAAGAAGCTAAGACTGCTGGTGTCAATGCTGCCCACCAATTGTAA
- a CDS encoding uncharacterized protein (EggNog:ENOG503P71Q; COG:A), with protein sequence MVSTPELKKYMNKKISVHLNGTRSVTGVLKAFDVFLNITLSEALEVRENGDTSNIGTVVIRGNSIVSMEALEKI encoded by the exons ATGGTATCCACTCCCGAATTAAAGAAG TATATGAATAAGAAGATCTCTGTTCATTTAAATGGTACCAGGTCCGTTACGGGAGTATTGAAAGCATTCGATGTATTTTTGAATATAACCTTATCTGAAGCATTAGAGGTCAGGGAAAATGGTGATACGTCCAACATAGGAACAGTG GTTATCAGAGGAAattcaattgtttcaatGGAG GCTCTAGAAAAGATATAA
- the GNA1 gene encoding Glucosamine-phosphate N-acetyltransferase-like protein (EggNog:ENOG503P4F6; COG:M) gives MPYTKEITLPEGYTFRRLEKSDYNNNYRETLQVLTTVGEISESKFNDLFENWNALPNIFHPHVITNEQGKVVATGMLFVEKKLIHECASLGHIEDISVAKSEQGKKLGYSMIVGLTKVAQQQECYKVVLDCSPHNVGFYEKCGYGNGGNNMYIKF, from the coding sequence ATGCCATACACGAAGGAAATAACATTGCCCGAGGGTTACACCTTCAGAAGGTTAGAAAAGTCTGACTACAACAACAATTATAGAGAAACTTTACAGGTATTGACGACAGTAGGAGAAATATCCgagtccaagttcaatgatCTATTTGAAAACTGGAACGCATTACCCAACATCTTCCACCCGCACGTAATTACCAACGAACAAGGCAAAGTGGTGGCAACTGGAatgttgtttgtggagaagaaattgatcCATGAGTGTGCTCTGTTAGGTCACATTGAAGATATTTCAGTTGCAAAATCTGAACAGGGAAAAAAATTGGGTTACTCCATGATCGTGGGATTAACAAAAGTGgctcaacaacaagaatgCTATAAGGTAGTATTGGACTGTTCTCCTCATAATGTGGGCTTCTATGAGAAATGTGGATATGGTAACGGAGGGAACAACATGTACATCAAGTTTTAG
- a CDS encoding ino80 complex protein (EggNog:ENOG503NXS0; COG:S) gives MAHLMSSEIDADHDIGEDANMMDEDNEDADGDNSMLEDGDKKTKGRRPVSASIPKGVRYLKKSDGEPFWRRDIQYDFLDALFENDQRVFTNPFPYCSVPDFHNGKHYTFAEIYIRTLAESSKCSKILKERLLRDLDMGKSVAKVCLLVNTGRMNTTINFVPEMRSTLRTYHSIPSLQADSTTGASKPLQDTPRLKSILKAVSDVKEDFKSIEDLLHKPPQSKPNTNLVLLLFLLSNNINGIKFHHEHTPECQHVSNSFMEFFLETKIHPLNRAKRFLWLMYTYLETNFTPEELANNPFNPHEMPPIEYVPEDQIDNFDKDTDYEIEYSERMFRTRLKYLADEEHNSNPKRGNRAKRPNDDEDDDDDDEAKKKASEKSERKKKKLPKSLSISSPITKATVGNQEFEKRVHDGHIPRKLSNSHLTFPIPFMDKVEEQNRTTFDSKPMIPDEMLSKSNIRALVLKHDTSLKKKTADDESKRGIQALKEWVYKFFQYKKSIKNGLVDMEWEDLRYEIVHGIETVLYKDQGKEFSKEFEKPESKSEDNASEEFSPFYDFEMINERSQYIADLLSICKTWIKDCYQKKSTSSHISFDLDKEEMQLS, from the coding sequence ATGGCTCATCTAATGTCGAGTGAGATAGATGCTGATCAtgacattggtgaagatgcAAATATGatggatgaagataatgaaGACGCGGACGGGGATAACTCAATGTTAGAGGACGGTGATAAAAAGACAAAGGGCAGACGACCTGTTAGTGCTTCTATACCTAAGGGCGTAAGATATCTAAAGAAATCGGATGGAGAACCATTTTGGAGGAGAGACATTCAATATGACTTTTTAGATGCTTTATTTGAGAACGATCAACGAGTCTTTACAAATCCTTTCCCATATTGCAGTGTTCCCGATTTCCATAACGGCAAGCATTACACATTTGCTGAGATTTATATTCGAACATTAGCTGAGTCTTCCAAGTGCTCCAAGATTTTAAAAGAAAGACTATTGAGAGACTTGGACATGGGTAAGTCGGTTGCCAAGGTCTGtttgttggtcaacacAGGACGAATGAATACTACCATTAACTTTGTACCTGAAATGAGATCAACCTTAAGAACATATCATTCAATCCCTTCCTTACAAGCAGATTCGACTACGGGGGCTTCAAAGCCTTTACAAGACACGCCAAGATTGAAGTCCATTTTAAAGGCTGTTAGTGATGTCAAAGAAgacttcaaatcaattgaAGATCTTTTGCATAAACCTCCTCAATCTAAGCCCAACACAAACTTGGTATTGTTGCTATTTTTATTGAGCAACAACATCAACGGTATCAAATTTCATCATGAACACACTCCTGAATGCCAACATGTTTCCAATAGTTTCATGGAATTTTTTTTGGAGACGAAGATACACCCGCTTAACAGAGCTAAAAGGTTCTTATGGTTGATGTACACATACTTGGAGACCAACTTTACACCagaagaattggccaaTAACCCTTTCAACCCTCATGAAATGCCTCCTATCGAATATGTTCCAGAAGACCAAATCGATAACTTTGACAAGGATACGGACTATGAAATAGAGTATTCTGAGAGAATGTTCAGAACCCggttgaagtatttggcAGATGAGGAGCATAACAGTAACCCTAAAAGAGGAAACCGAGCAAAAAGACcaaatgatgatgaagacgacgacgatgatgatgaagccaAAAAGAAGGCCAGTGAAAAGTCGGAAagaaaaaagaagaaacttccTAAGTCGTTAAGCATTCTGTCCCCAATCACAAAAGCCACGGTAGGAAAccaagagtttgaaaagagGGTTCATGATGGTCATATTCCAAGGAAGTTAAGCAACAGCCATTTAACGTTCCCTATCCCTTTCATGGATAAAGTAGAAGAACAAAATAGAACAACATTTGATTCAAAACCAATGATTCCAGACGAAATGTTACTGAAATCCAATATCCGTGCCTTAGTACTAAAACATGATacttcattgaaaaagaaaactgctgatgatgaaagTAAGAGAGGTATTCAAGCACTTAAAGAATGGGTATACAAATTTTTCCAATACAAAAAGTCCATCAAGAATGGCTTGGTTGATATGGAATGGGAGGATTTAAGATATGAGATTGTCCATGGAATTGAAACTGTATTGTACAAAGATCAAGGAAAAGAATTTTCAAAGGAGTTTGAGAAACCTGAATCCAAGTCAGAGGATAATGCCTCTGAAGAATTTTCTCCTTTCTATGATTTTGAGATGATAAATGAAAGATCCCAGTACATTGCGGACTTATTATCTATATGTAAGACGTGGATAAAAGATTGCTACCAAAAAAAGTCGACATCATCACATATTTCTTTTGATTTAgataaagaagaaatgCAACTTTCATGA
- a CDS encoding ribonuclease III (EggNog:ENOG503NYH2; COG:A) — MNKDVYNPINDSFRTFDASHTPSENESLVDQKRHMTDSAKDEGLPYPKRSGSVNSNSNVDLSNSSGEGLTGDGSGRPSFGFVDIKKLEHSARMLQKNIKLIVDEAPNIEYLNQLIKSQRGSLDSLTYDSLRTNKLVHLAAQVKSLYEEGRLKIFDGILENDLNKSDLSEIETPNESPQDRSTAPIIPSSDSENETYVSSVPDIIRNKDEEQFAVGSTDDCPELPLIKDPHLYARVFIHKSTINNKSYLYQSELITSHNERLEFLGDSVLNNLATLIIYERYPTAPEGELSKMRSILVNNVTLAEFSIKYGFDKKLKSNINDTILRQGKQKIFADIFEAYVGALSMEDNLESGVLKSWLFKLYWSRLKVFDEEIRETEEVNKDAKSELYSLVGTAAFHPTYDVITTGDGASKPFKVSCVMGDEVLGTAVAPGLKEAGLRAAMVALKNKPMLEKYIQLRLNTDKTQSIVSHKQGSPMELETTTLVDPDIQLPLKAEKDMEFDSDARNKLYAIVSKKFNLVPEYYCEETEDRLFTAELRIDNKAIAFATDISKKKAMAKAAKLALDTPAVFWNLHS, encoded by the coding sequence ATGAATAAGGACGTTTACAACCCTATAAACGACTCCTTCCGTACTTTTGATGCATCGCATACACCTCTGGAAAATGAACTGCTTGTCGATCAAAAGAGACATATGACAGACTCTGCCAAAGACGAGGGTTTACCTTATCCCAAACGGTCTGGGTCTGTTAATTCTAATTCGAACGTTGACTTGTCAAATAGCCTGGGTGAAGGTTTGACAGGCGACGGATCGGGGAGGCCTAGttttgggtttgtggacaTAAAAAAGTTGGAACACAGTGCAAGAATGTTACAGAAGAATATCAAGTTAATAGTCGATGAGGCACCCAATATCGAATACTTGAACCAGTTAATAAAGTCTCAGAGAGGCCTGCTCGATTCATTGACTTACGATAGTTTACGGACAAACAAATTGGTTCACTTGGCTGCCCAGGTGAAGAGCTTGTATGAAGAAGGCCGTTTAAAGATTTTTGATGGCATCTTGGAAAATGATCTCAACAAACTGGACCTCAGTGAAATTGAAACTCCTAACGAATCTCCTCAAGATAGAAGTACAGCTCCTATTATCCCATCTTCAGATTCAGAGAATGAAACGTACGTTTCATCGGTTCCTGATATTATCAGGaacaaagatgaagagCAATTTGCAGTTGGCTCGACTGATGATTGCCCCGAACTAccattgatcaaagatCCTCATTTATACGCCAGGGTGTTTATTCACAAGTCtactatcaacaacaaatccTACTTGTACCAGTCAGAGCTTATTACCAGCCATAACGAAAGATTGGAGTTTCTCGGGGATTCTGTATTAAACAATTTGGCAACACTCATTATATACGAACGGTACCCTACAGCTCCTGAAGGAGAATTGTCGAAGATGAGATCTATATTGGTGAATAACGTGACTCTTGCTGAGTTTTCCATTAAATATGGATTTGACAAAAAGCTCAAATCCAATATCAATGATACCATATTGAGACAAGGTAAGCAGAAGATATTTGCCGATATTTTCGAAGCATATGTGGGGGCCTTATCTATGGAGGATAACCTTGAATCGGGGGTTCTTAAATCTtggttgttcaaattgtacTGGAGTCGACTTAAAGTGttcgatgaagaaatcagagAAACTGAAGAGGTTAATAAGGACGCTAAACTGGAGTTGTACTCTTTGGTAGGAACAGCAGCTTTTCATCCCACATACGATGTCATCACGACAGGTGATGGAGCATCTAAACCATTCAAGGTTAGTTGTGTAATGGGGGATGAAGTTCTAGGAACAGCGGTTGCACCCGgtttgaaagaagcagGTTTAAGAGCTGCTATGGTTGCATTGAAAAACAAACCAATGCTTGAAAAATATATTCAATTGAGACTCAATACCGACAAGACGCAGTCCATCGTTAGTCACAAACAGGGTTCTCCAATGGAATTGGAGACAACTACGTTGGTTGACCCAGATATTCAATTGCCCTTGAAAGCCGAGAAAGATATGGAATTCGATAGTGATGCAAGAAACAAGTTGTATGCCATAGTATCCAAGAAATTCAATTTGGTTCCAGAGTACTATTGTGAAGAAACCGAAGATCGGTTATTTACAGCAGAATTAAGAATTGATAACAAAGCCATTGCATTTGCAACCGACATTTCCAAGAAAAAAGCCATGGCCAAAGCAGCGAAATTGGCATTAGACACTCCTGCTGTGTTTTGGAACCTCCACAGTTGA
- the TRM8_2 gene encoding tRNA (guanine-N(7)-)-methyltransferase (tRNA(m7G46)-methyltransferase) (COG:A; EggNog:ENOG503NU0S) produces the protein MAEPDTKAQKEQQLEADSKRKTYRERKEVIRKNAKEVSFEPQPKTKKKKLDLPRKRYYRQRAHSNPFSDHRLDYPKYPESMDWGKFYPAYHDKETNQMTQDVEIADIGCGYGGLLLGLTKEFPDKLLLGMEIRVQVSQYVEDRIIALREKHKKQKVNYQNIAVIRGNAMKFLPNFFKKGQLSKMFFCFPDPHFKQRKHKARIITNTLLSEYAYALREGGIIYTITDVEDLHKWMVEHLEDHPLFERLDKEWEAQDKCVEIMYNATEEGQKVARNKGSKWVTKNCKTNSQPLRSIDSYIKEKLQNE, from the exons ATGGCTGAACCTGATACAAAAGCACAAAAGGAACAGCAGTTAGAGGCTGATTCCAAGAGAAAAACGTATAGAGAGCGTAAAGAGGTGATCAGAAAAAATGCAAAAGAGGTCAGTTTCGAGCCTCAACCAAAGaccaaaaagaaaaagttggatTTACCTAGAAAGAGATACTATAGACAGAGAGCTCATTCCAACCCTTTCAGTGACCACCGGTTAGATTACCCCAAGTATCCCGAATCGATGGACTGGGGGAAATTCTATCCTGCTTACCATGACAAGGAAACCAATCAGATGACCCAGGATGTCGAAATAGCCGATATTGGATGTGGATATGGTGGGTTACTTCTTGGATTAACCAAAGAGTTTCCAGATAAACTACTTTTGGGGATGGAAATCAGAGTGCAAGTTTCTCAGTACGTTGAAGACCGAATCATAGCATTAAGAGAAAAAcacaagaaacaaaaggtGAACTACCAGAATATAGCTGTCATACGAGGAAATGCCATGAAGTTTTTacccaacttcttcaagaagggCCAATTATCCAAGATGTTCTTTTGCTTCCCAGACCCTCATTTCAAGCAACGTAAACACAAGGCTAGAATCATCACTAACACTTTGTTATCTGAATATGCCTATGCGTTAAGAGAAGGAGGAATTATATACACTATCactgatgttgaagatttgCACAAGTGGATGGTGGAGCATTTGGAAGACCATCCCTTATTTGAAAGATTAGATAAAGAGTGGGAAGCCCAAGACAAATGCGTGGAGATTATGTACAACGCTACAGAAGAAGGACAAAAGGTTGCTCGTAACAAGGGATCCAAGTGG GTAACCAAGAATTGTAAGACCAACTCTCAACCTTTGAGGTCTATAGACAGCTATATTAAGGAAAAGTTACAAAACGAATAA
- the VPS11 gene encoding Vacuolar protein sorting-associated protein 11 (BUSCO:EOG09260FZZ; EggNog:ENOG503NV9U; COG:O), whose amino-acid sequence MSLPANWRQLQLFDVLPIRDPNFNTGDALYSSPTLSEIEATQNYMVITINGCFVKIISKQFTTSKSFMAYDTDFRISFLRSLPKSDLLVTIAEKQGSPSVLKLWDLNKLVYLEIDSSKEDPIDIVKRKFQTQVLIQNGDNSYPMSSFTFNADFTCLAIGYTNGKVLLVRGDLIRDRGAKQRLIYESPDPITGLHFNEFHELLYVTTTSRILTVPITGRNQGKPLNVLSKKTGVPLQCSVIDPGKQELIVGLDSSIRYYNQIGKSHTINFELRKKIIYRYTKNYLLMVSPMEDVSGSSRKMSTRVVMIDLHYKHISFSLTIPNVAINHVFEMWNDLYLLSSDGMLYKLHEKPINQQVELTLQRELFQLAYQLAKNSNLEVNVLLKICKLHGNFLYQKQDYEASISSYIKCLKYFTNENYVANDDEESLNDFIMTIITKFKDASNIHDLTEFLYQLYNLKIASNDHITLLLCCYCKLKQVDKIRGFIKEINLSDATNNADDSDINEGKKDFRNIFLDLDFPLIINLFKECGYFDEVIRLLYELNQPNLIVDIQLNDLKNPQRCLNYIQSLTIDDLLLVLIDHSKSLLDNLPIETTRLLINVFTGKYEPNQSTKILDSNNSKSDSSTTKEKSYERDEGMFPLNSYKAFLVYLSGKESEDDEMTISSLNGASEPTYLPPRPSLIFPSFINNPNEFVIFLEACIEAFDKYQGSTKDQKELLITLLEMYLSLSKKDKHNYEEWLNKAKQLVDQYSTLLDESSLLLVSHLYGVDGELKFTREEGFEETEFRTSQLSGDVKRCFEITKTYGNKKPQLYKMLLRFVISREEIFKQIDRQQFNFIINQLRTLKLASPLEIIQILGSTEFTTIGLIRDYLIETLDTAKQEITNNEKLVEYYEKESIKNSYKITELKTKPFVIQQNKCSACNLKLDFPVIHFKCKHSFHQRCLNDTYLSNNESLNATPTCSICINDIDSIQTLRDEQFRAKDEVELFESTLKESSDKFKVISNYLGKGVMENEFVQITNDV is encoded by the coding sequence ATGTCATTGCCAGCAAATTGGAGACAATTACAGCTCTTTGATGTGCTACCCATCAGGGATCCTAATTTCAATACTGGGGATGCCTTGTACTCGAGTCCCACGTTATCCGAAATCGAGGCGACCCAAAACTACATGGTGATCACGATAAATGGCTGCTTTGTAAAGATAATCTCAAAACAGTTCACCACCCTGAAGTCATTTATGGCTTATGATACTGACTTTAGAATAAGCTTCCTTAGATCACTTCCCAAGTCTGATTTGTTGGTGACAATCGCTGAGAAACAGGGTTCTCCATCTGTCCTTAAGTTATGGGACTTAAACAAATTAGTGTACTTGGAGATAGATTCATCCAAAGAAGATCCGATAGATATCGTGAAAAGAAAATTCCAAACACAGGTGttgattcaaaatggtGACAATTCCTACCCGATGAGTTCTTTTACTTTCAATGCTGACTTTACCTGTCTTGCAATCGGTTACACGAATGGTAAGGTTCTTTTGGTCAGAGGTGACTTGATCAGAGATAGAGGTGCTAAACAGAGGCTTATTTATGAGTCACCAGACCCCATCACCGGGTTGCATTTCAATGAATTCCATGAATTATTGTATGTCACTACTACTTCAAGAATCCTCACCGTCCCAATCACCGGTAGAAACCAAGGTAAGCCTTTAAATGTTCTTTCCAAGAAAACAGGAGTTCCATTACAGTGCTCTGTGATTGATCCGGGAAAGCAAGAATTAATAGTGGGGCTAGATTCGTCTATCAGATACTATAATCAAATAGGTAAGAGCCATACCATTAATTTTGAGTTACGAAAGAAGATAATTTACAGGTATACTAAGAACTATTTATTGATGGTTTCTCCAATGGAAGATGTCAGTGGATCTTCCCGAAAAATGAGTACCAGGGTGGTAATGATTGATCTTCATTATAAACATATATCATTCAGCTTAACCATTCCAAACGTTGCAATAAATCATGTTTTTGAAATGTGGAATGATTTGTACTTGTTAAGCAGTGATGGTATGCTTTATAAATTACATGAGAAACCTATCAACCAACAAGTGGAATTGACTTTGCAAAGAGAACTATTCCAATTAGCTTAccaattggccaaaaactccaacttAGAAGTTAATGTACTTCTCAAAATCTGCAAATTGCATGGTAACTTCCTTTATCAGAAGCAGGATTATGAAGCTTCCATCTCTTCCTACATCAAATGTTTGAAATACTTCACAAATGAAAACTATGTTGCtaacgatgatgaagaatcattgaatgatttcatcatgaccatcatcaccaaattcaagGATGCTTCAAACATTCATGATTTGACTGAGTTTCTTTACCAATTATATAATCTCAAAATTGCCAGCAATGATCATATAACTTTGCTTTTATGTTGCTACTGTAAATTAAAGCAGGTTGACAAGATCAGGGGATTCATAAAGGAGATCAATTTATCGGATGCAACCAATAATGCTGATGATAGTGATATCAATGAGGGAAAAAAAGACTTTAGAAACATATTTTTGGACTTAGATTTCCCTTTGATAATCAATCTATTCAAAGAATGTGGAtattttgatgaagttaTAAGGCTACTCTATGAATTAAACCAACCAAACTTGATTGTTGACATTCAACTTAATGATTTAAAGAACCCACAACGGTGTTTAAACTACATTCAATCTTTGACCATTGATGACTTGTTGTTAGTCTTGATTGACCACTCAAAAAGTTTATTAGATAACCTACCGATTGAGACAACAAGGCTTTTGATCAACGTATTTACTGGTAAATACGAGCCAAACCAATCTACAAAGATTTTGGACAGCAATAACTCGAAGTCTGACAGTTCTActaccaaagaaaagtcTTATGAAAGAGATGAAGGCATGTTCCCATTGAACAGCTATAAAGCCTTTTTGGTATATTTATCTGGAAAAGAATCagaagacgatgaaatGACCATAAGCTCTTTAAATGGTGCTAGTGAGCCCACCTACCTTCCTCCAAGACCAAGCTTGATCTTTCCAAGCTTCATTAATAACCCTAACGAATTTGTCATATTTCTTGAAGCTTGTATTGAAGCATTTGATAAATACCAAGGAAGTACTAAAGATCAGAAAGAGTTATTGATAACTTTGCTCGAAATGTACTTGTCgctttcaaagaaagacAAGCACAACTATGAAGAATGGCTTAACAAAGCAAAGCAATTAGTTGATCAATATTCTACTCTACTTGATGAATCGTCCTTACTACTTGTTTCTCACTTGTATGGTGTCGATGGAGAACTCAAGTTTACTAGAGAAGAAGGTTTTGAAGAGACAGAATTCCGCACCTCCCAGTTAAGCGGTGATGTCAAGAGGTGTTTTGAAATCACAAAGACATATGGAAATAAGAAACCACAATTGTACAAGATGCTTCTCCGGTTTGTCATATCTCGTGAGGAAATATTCAAGCAGATTGACCGTCAACAGTTCAATTTTATTATCAACCAGTTACGgactttgaagttggcatCTCCTTTGGAGATCATTCAAATTTTAGGTTCAACTGAGTTTACTACTATTGGCTTGATAAGAGATTATTTGATTGAGACTCTCGATACAGCCAAGCAAGAGATCACCAACAATGAAAAACTTGTAGAGTACTACGAAAAGGAGTCCATCAAGAATAGTTACAAAATCACCGAGTTGAAAACCAAGCCCTTTGTTATCCAGCAAAATAAATGTAGTGCTTGCAATTTGAAGCTAGACTTCCCAGTTATTCATTTCAAATGCAAACACTCATTCCATCAGAGATGCTTGAACGACACCTACTTAAGTAACAACGAGTCACTTAATGCCACCCCTACTTGCTCCATCTGtatcaatgatattgatCTGATTCAAACTTTGAGAGATGAACAGTTCAGAGCCAAGGATGAAGTTGAGTTGTTTGAGCTGACCTTGAAGGAATCTTCGGACAAGTTTAAAGTGATTTCTAACTATTTGGGTAAAGGAGTTATGGAAAATGAGTTCGTGCAGATTACCAACGATGTTTGA
- a CDS encoding mitochondrial 54S ribosomal protein uL10m (COG:J; EggNog:ENOG503NYM1), which yields MLSIFKPTRLTGLLKPISRSLSIIQPIWTQKSRLYSTANPELSEKLIKQLPKRNTTKHVLSRKTFLVDYYKYLNDTNNIILYVHHNNLTKNENKKIRSDLTKVGAKLNVIRNGIYKVYLRSEHEEDPADKETSIRNKDLIHPLDPLLNGPTAIVTIPSTDPPTVAQVLKIMKSVQEKLILVGAKVEKDTFDIDQVDKFKDLPTKDQLQGQLAGLLTVLSGAGLVQTLSSTQTTLYLSLQQSVKDRSNGDES from the coding sequence ATGTTAAGCATATTCAAGCCCACAAGGCTCACTGGACTTTTGAAGCCAATTTCCAGAAGTCTCAGCATCATACAGCCAATATGGACACAAAAGCTGAGGCTTTATTCTACCGCTAACCCTGAGTTATCGgaaaagttgatcaagcaGTTGCCAAAGAGAAACACTACCAAACATGTATTATCCAGGAAGACGTTTTTAGTAGACTACTACAAATACTTAAACGACACAAATAACATCATATTATATGTCCACCACAACAACTTAACCAAAAacgaaaacaaaaagatcaGAAGCGATTTGACCAAAGTGGGTGCCAAATTGAATGTGATCAGAAATGGTATCTACAAAGTGTATCTCAGATCTGAGCACGAAGAAGACCCAGCCGATAAAGAAACCTCCATCAGAAAcaaagatttgattcaTCCTTTAGACCCCTTATTAAATGGGCCTACAGCCATCGTCACAATTCCATCCACGGATCCTCCAACGGTTGCCCAGGTGTTAAAAATCATGAAAAGTGTAcaagaaaagttgattttggtggggGCCAAGGTGGAAAAGGACACCTTCGACATCGACCAGGTAGATAAATTCAAAGACTTACCTACTAAGGATCAATTACAGGGTCAATTAGCTGGGTTATTAACTGTGTTAAGTGGAGCTGGGTTGGTACAAACCTTATCCAGTACTCAAACTACCTTGTACTTGAGTTTGCAACAAAGTGTCAAGGATAGGAGCAATGGAGATGAATCGTAA